From Methanobacteriales archaeon HGW-Methanobacteriales-1, a single genomic window includes:
- a CDS encoding cation transporter codes for MLEIIILIGALIVALIIVIKSADLFVDNLVDIGGALGISQIILGVTAAAIGTSLPEFGSAVIASLSGSVEIGVGTVIGSNIWNIAGILGISAVVAGIIRTDSSGINRDGAVTLATGLILIFFMLFGDINWIASVVMIVLYIFYLWRLIKSQKEYKAEKIKEEKTDKISERKPIDKKKIGFVILGLVGLIVGCRILVYSGVELARIAGIPEMIMGLFTLAIGTSIPELVVTVSSAMKGLHELSIGTVLGSNTFNILIGIGIPALFMSIPVEKLSLTFDAPVMIFVTVLLLFLVKKNGKLTRNGGILLLAIYISYAIIRLTVLV; via the coding sequence ATGCTTGAAATAATTATTTTAATCGGGGCATTGATTGTAGCTTTGATCATAGTTATAAAGTCAGCAGATCTATTTGTAGATAATTTGGTAGACATTGGTGGGGCTTTGGGAATATCCCAGATAATATTGGGAGTTACTGCTGCTGCTATCGGAACTTCCCTGCCTGAGTTTGGATCAGCCGTGATAGCTTCGCTTTCAGGTAGCGTTGAGATAGGTGTAGGTACCGTAATAGGATCCAATATATGGAACATTGCAGGTATACTCGGTATTTCAGCCGTTGTTGCGGGAATTATACGGACTGATTCGAGTGGAATTAATCGTGATGGAGCGGTAACACTTGCCACAGGACTAATTCTCATATTTTTCATGTTATTTGGAGATATTAACTGGATTGCGTCTGTGGTTATGATAGTTCTTTACATATTCTACTTATGGCGATTAATAAAGTCTCAAAAAGAATATAAAGCAGAGAAAATTAAAGAAGAAAAAACCGATAAAATCTCTGAAAGAAAACCAATTGATAAAAAAAAGATTGGTTTTGTAATTTTAGGTTTGGTCGGTTTGATTGTGGGCTGTAGAATCCTTGTTTACAGTGGAGTTGAGCTTGCAAGGATCGCTGGAATACCTGAGATGATTATGGGACTTTTCACATTAGCAATTGGAACCAGCATACCTGAATTGGTAGTCACCGTATCCTCGGCCATGAAAGGTTTGCACGAACTATCCATAGGAACCGTACTTGGAAGTAACACCTTCAACATACTCATAGGTATCGGTATACCTGCACTATTCATGAGCATACCCGTTGAAAAACTTTCATTAACCTTCGACGCACCCGTAATGATCTTTGTAACAGTTTTACTCCTGTTCCTAGTAAAAAAGAATGGTAAACTCACTAGAAATGGTGGAATATTATTACTGGCCATCTATATTTCATATGCCATAATTAGATTAACGGTATT
- a CDS encoding DUF2769 domain-containing protein produces the protein MSKVEFNMENWEKCICKSCPVQADSKCAREKKMKAMEMMPKLKESKMMPEPEMVPGMYCANGKATCTDIDVSKMCQCNMCPLWKENDLPNGEPMGYFCRDGAAR, from the coding sequence ATGAGTAAAGTTGAATTCAATATGGAAAATTGGGAAAAATGCATCTGCAAATCATGTCCAGTGCAAGCTGACAGTAAGTGTGCCCGTGAAAAGAAAATGAAAGCCATGGAAATGATGCCCAAATTAAAAGAAAGTAAAATGATGCCCGAGCCTGAAATGGTACCTGGTATGTACTGTGCTAATGGAAAAGCCACTTGTACCGATATTGATGTCAGTAAAATGTGTCAATGCAATATGTGTCCACTATGGAAAGAAAACGACCTACCTAATGGAGAACCTATGGGTTATTTCTGCAGAGACGGAGCAGCAAGATAG
- a CDS encoding sodium-independent anion transporter: MSFISKIKNKIKNLNTKAEVLSGTTVALALIPEAIAFSIIAHVNPLVGLYSAFIIGLITAMIGGRPGMISGATGAVAVVVVALVIQHGPEYLFAAVVLMGIIQITIGFLKLGKFIRLVPQAVMFGFLNGLAIIIFTSQFTQFQTPDGSWLTGPVLWIMLAFVGLSMAIIHFLPKVSKAIPSALAAIVAVSAITIVFQIPTKTVGDMASIAGGLPAFHLPMVPLNLETLAIIFPYALIMAMVGLIESLLTLNVIDEMTETRGRGNKESVAQGVANTICGFFGGMGGCAMIGQSIINVTSGGRNRISGITAALGLIIIVVAGASLVEQIPMAALVGVMFMVAIGTFEWASFRIIKKVPRTDVIVMIIVASVTVLFHNLAAAVIVGVIISALAFAWESARRIHAHTTIDSDNVKHYEIEGPLFFGSITAFKDIFDYKNDPDEVIIDFNQSSVRDHSAIEALNYITEKYAKCGKKIHLRHLSEDCRLLLDNASAIIEVNHWEDPHYKIADDILE, translated from the coding sequence ATGTCTTTCATAAGTAAAATAAAAAATAAAATAAAAAATTTAAATACAAAAGCTGAAGTCTTATCCGGAACCACCGTGGCCCTGGCCCTTATACCAGAAGCCATTGCTTTTTCCATTATTGCCCACGTGAATCCATTGGTGGGCCTTTACTCTGCATTTATTATTGGGCTAATCACCGCCATGATTGGTGGCCGGCCAGGTATGATCTCTGGTGCCACCGGAGCCGTGGCCGTGGTAGTGGTGGCCCTGGTGATCCAACACGGTCCTGAATATTTATTTGCTGCCGTGGTTTTAATGGGAATCATACAGATAACTATTGGATTTTTAAAGCTGGGAAAATTCATTCGTCTGGTGCCCCAGGCCGTAATGTTTGGTTTTTTAAATGGCCTGGCCATAATCATCTTTACTTCACAGTTTACCCAGTTCCAAACACCAGATGGTAGCTGGCTCACTGGACCAGTACTGTGGATCATGTTAGCCTTTGTGGGACTATCCATGGCCATTATTCACTTTTTACCCAAGGTGAGTAAGGCCATTCCCTCCGCATTAGCTGCTATTGTGGCTGTTTCGGCCATCACCATTGTTTTTCAGATTCCCACTAAAACCGTAGGGGATATGGCCTCCATTGCCGGAGGACTTCCCGCATTCCACCTGCCCATGGTTCCCTTAAATTTAGAAACTCTGGCCATTATTTTTCCTTATGCACTCATAATGGCCATGGTAGGATTGATTGAAAGTTTACTGACCCTGAATGTAATTGATGAGATGACTGAAACCCGAGGACGGGGAAATAAGGAAAGTGTGGCCCAGGGAGTGGCCAATACTATCTGTGGTTTCTTCGGAGGTATGGGTGGATGTGCCATGATTGGACAGAGTATCATCAATGTTACCTCTGGTGGTAGAAACCGGATTTCAGGGATTACTGCTGCACTAGGATTAATAATTATTGTGGTGGCTGGTGCGTCACTGGTAGAACAAATACCCATGGCGGCCCTGGTGGGAGTAATGTTTATGGTGGCCATTGGAACCTTTGAATGGGCCTCCTTTAGAATAATAAAAAAGGTGCCCAGAACCGATGTAATTGTGATGATAATTGTGGCATCAGTAACGGTTTTATTCCACAACCTGGCCGCAGCAGTTATTGTTGGTGTTATTATCTCAGCCCTGGCCTTTGCCTGGGAAAGTGCCCGCCGTATCCATGCCCACACCACTATTGACTCGGATAATGTTAAACACTACGAAATAGAAGGGCCTCTATTTTTCGGTTCTATAACTGCATTTAAAGATATATTTGATTATAAAAACGATCCAGATGAGGTAATTATTGATTTTAATCAGTCCAGTGTTCGGGATCATTCTGCCATTGAGGCCTTAAATTACATCACTGAAAAGTACGCTAAATGTGGTAAGAAGATCCATCTAAGGCATTTAAGTGAAGACTGCCGATTACTGCTGGACAATGCCTCCGCGATAATTGAGGTCAATCACTGGGAAGATCCCCATTACAAGATTGCAGATGATATTTTAGAATAA
- a CDS encoding ribonuclease J — MEIEIIAIGGYEEVGKNMSAVRIGEEIIIFDMGIHLDRLHIHEDTDIDKMHSLDLIERGVIPDDTLMKDVNGKVKAIVFTHGHLDHIGAVAKLAHRYDAPIIATPFTMALIERVAKWERKFKFNNPLQILNSGEKCQISPDITLEFVRTTHSIPQAVTPALHTSEGIIVYSNDFKFDNHQKISPPPDYQRFLELGEKGVLSLIVDSTRAAEREEVKTHSEKIARIVLQDILEQPLKDDQGILITTFASHIERVQAICDIVGQSDRKMLLLGRSMERYCGLAEKMGILDLPKNASIYGSPKSINRALSLAEEKRSDYVLLTTGHQGEPDALLPRIANDKTSFLVQPGDNVIISAPIIPNPLNKANRNLLEMRLKSKGARIYTNAHVSGHAGREDHRDFLRMLNPAHLIPAHGNLEMLSAYAELAEEEGYRIGKNIHLLRNGQAQVFNRNPENTKP, encoded by the coding sequence ATGGAAATTGAAATAATAGCCATTGGCGGATATGAAGAAGTAGGTAAAAACATGTCCGCAGTTAGAATTGGTGAAGAAATCATCATATTCGACATGGGAATCCACCTGGACCGCCTACACATTCACGAAGATACAGATATAGACAAGATGCACAGTTTAGATCTAATTGAGAGAGGAGTCATACCAGATGACACGCTGATGAAGGACGTTAATGGTAAAGTAAAGGCCATCGTATTCACCCACGGGCACCTGGACCATATTGGAGCTGTGGCCAAACTGGCCCACCGATATGATGCTCCCATAATAGCAACCCCTTTCACCATGGCTCTCATAGAGAGGGTTGCAAAATGGGAACGGAAGTTCAAGTTTAATAATCCCCTGCAGATTCTAAATTCTGGTGAAAAATGTCAGATATCACCAGATATCACACTGGAGTTCGTACGTACTACCCATAGTATACCTCAGGCAGTAACACCGGCTTTACACACCTCAGAGGGAATAATAGTTTATTCTAATGATTTCAAGTTTGATAATCATCAGAAAATCTCCCCACCACCAGACTATCAAAGATTCCTGGAACTGGGTGAAAAAGGAGTCTTGAGTCTTATAGTAGACTCAACCCGTGCCGCCGAGCGTGAGGAGGTTAAAACCCACTCCGAAAAGATAGCCCGGATAGTGCTCCAGGACATACTGGAACAACCTTTAAAAGACGACCAGGGAATTTTAATCACTACTTTCGCATCTCATATTGAAAGAGTGCAGGCCATATGTGATATCGTAGGTCAGAGTGACCGTAAAATGCTCCTTCTGGGTCGTTCTATGGAAAGATATTGTGGCCTGGCAGAAAAAATGGGAATACTTGACCTCCCTAAAAATGCCAGTATTTATGGTAGTCCCAAGTCCATTAATCGGGCCTTAAGTCTGGCTGAAGAAAAGCGCTCTGATTATGTTCTTTTAACTACGGGACATCAGGGAGAACCAGATGCACTTCTGCCTAGAATAGCCAATGATAAAACCAGTTTTCTGGTACAACCAGGAGATAATGTAATCATCTCCGCCCCAATTATACCCAATCCTCTCAATAAAGCCAACCGTAATCTTTTAGAGATGCGGTTAAAATCAAAGGGTGCTCGAATATACACCAATGCCCACGTTTCTGGACATGCTGGTCGCGAAGACCACCGTGATTTTTTAAGGATGCTCAATCCAGCACATTTAATTCCAGCCCATGGAAATCTGGAAATGTTATCTGCTTATGCTGAATTGGCCGAAGAAGAAGGTTACCGCATCGGTAAAAATATTCATCTATTGCGTAATGGACAGGCCCAGGTTTTTAATAGAAACCCGGAAAACACAAAACCATGA